CCTGGAGGTAAAACTCTTGGAGGTGTAGGGGCTCCTAGGACCGGCCCCTGGAGGTTGTACCTCCCAGACGTGTCCACACCGAGCCTCTGGCAATTGTGGGTTTAGGCTTCCCTGCCCCAGTGTCTGCTCCTGGGCCTCTGTGCCAGGAGGCTGTGATTCTCTGTGTCCACTTCTCTGTCACTTCAGTTTGGGGACAGAGGTCTGCCCTGTGACGCCAGTGCTCTGACGGCTCTGAGAAGAGTCGCTGGTGTTCAGTTTGCTCAGGGTTTTTCTTGTTAGCAGGGGAGTGATGGCTTCCAAGTTCCTATGCCAGCCTGGACACTGGTGGTCCTAATGCGTGTCTGTAAACAAGAACACATTGAGGCTTTAAAACCTAGTAATTTGAAAAGTATACGCCCACGACACAGCTGATGCGAAGATCTATCGCTACCCACTGTAGGTAAGTCAGAAACCCCACAACCAGCTGAACTGATCAGCACGAGCACATGTCGGGGGCCGTCACACACAACCCCTCCATGAGAAGGACTGacagtaatttaaaatttagCTGAGAGGATGCCAGCAATTAAAAACCGAAAGCAACCCAAGGCAGTTCTAGTAACTTATCAAGAACAGCATTCTtcctggaagctatgcaaatttCATAGTTCTCAACAACATATTGAATTAGCATCTTCAGTAGACTTTAGTAATATGTTCAGTttaggttttgaaaaaaaaaacctagtaagAGTCTCATAATAAGTCACTTAATAGAATACTATATAGAAAGTAGGTCACCATAAAAACTTCAGGAAGACCCAGGCCCTCCAACGTGAGCAGGGAATCCTTCTTTGAGACTCAGGAACTGAAGCAGCAGTGCTCGAAGATTCACTCTCAGGacctctttttgttttaattgagggGAAATCCATGTAACATacaagcacagggaactccactcgctattctgtaacaacctattttggaaaaggatctgaaaaagagtggatacatgtatctgtataactgaatccctttgccatacacctgaaactaacgcaacattgtaaatcaagtgtactccaacataaaataaaaattaaactaaaggAAACACGTATCCAGTCCGGGGGTCTGAGTGTTCTCACCACGCTGCCGAATTTACCACCCAGGACCCACTATGGAATCACTCTCCGCAGGCCTGGTAACCGCTCATTTGCTTTCTGTGTCTTGGGAGCTGCCTGTTCTGTACATTTCCTGTAAAAGGGCTCACACAGCATGCggcctttgtgtctggctcctttcacgcAGCAGAATGTCCTTTAGGCTCCTCTGTGCAGCAGCCTCTATCAGGACTTGAGTCATGTCATGGTGTCTGGAGGGAGCCCGATTTGCTTATCTGCTCAGCCGTCGGTGGGCgttctgggttgtttccatctctcGGCTCTTTGGCTGCAAGGCTGTTATAAACAGTCATGGGCGAGTTTCTGTGTGGACACGGgttttcttctttgctgcatAACATACCCAGGGGTGGAACTGCAGGGCCGTGTGGTAATTCCACGCTCTACTTTTGAGGTGCGGCCACCACAGGGGCTGCAGCATTTCACATTCCCTCCTGCAATGTACGtgggttcctgtttctccacatccttgtggACATTTGTTATTTCCCCTTTGTTTCCCTTAAAGTCATCTTAGTGTGTATGAAGTGGTATCATTTCaccgtggttttgatttgcatttctttataaaaattttttttattgaaatatagttgatttacaatgttgtgttagtttcaggtgtacaacaaagtgattcggttttaaaaaataattaattcattaattaattggctgagttggggCTTCGTttctgcgcacgggctttctctagttgtggccagccgGGGCTGCTTTTTTGTTGCAGtacctgggcttctcagtgcttgGGCTTcgctcgttgcggagcacgggctctaggcatgcggacttcagtagttgcaggatgcgggctcagtagttgtggctcatgggcttagttgttctatggtatgtgggatcttcccggaccagggattgaacctgagtcccctgcattggcaggtggattcttaaccactgtgccaccagggaagtaccagttatatatatatatgtgtgtgtatatatatatatacacacacatatatatatacacacacacgtatatatattcttttttacattctcttccattataggttattacaagatattgagtatagttccctgtgctatacagtaggtccttgttggttatccattttatatatagtagcagtgtgtatattttaatcccaaactcctaatgtatccctccccacctttggtaaccataagtttgttttctatgtctgtgagtctgttcctgttttgtaaataaattcatttgtatcgttttttagattccacatttaagtgatatcacatatttgtctttctgtctggcttacttcacttagtgtgatcatctttaggtccatccatgttgctggcattgtttcattctttttatggctaatattccatcgtatgtacATGTacctgatttgcatttctgaaatgaCCAATGATAATatgcttgttagccatctgtcAGGACCTCTTTACATTATTAAAAAGCATTGAGGCTCCCCCAAACCTTTTGTTTATGTAGTTACATCTAGTGATACCACGCTTAGAcactaaaagttaatttaaaaagtattatttattaattcttcTACAAACAACAGTAATAAACTCATTATATGTTAACACCAGAGCGATGACATCATCACATATCATGTAGCTTCTGGAAAACTCCACCCATACTCTTGCAAGAGAATAacagtgaaaaaggaaaataacatctTAATCACAACTGACACTTAACCCAGGAGTTGGGAGCAACGACCCTCCATGCAGTAAAAAATCCACGTGTAAGTTACTGTCAGCCTTCCACACCCAGTTCTCCTATGTGTCTCTGGTTCCTCTGCATCCCTGGTTCTgcatccgtggattcaaccaGCCATGGATCGTGTggcactgtagtatttactatctAAAACAATCCACAAGTAAGCAGACTTGTGTAGTCCAAACCCGTGTTGTTCGGGGGTCACCTGTGTTATGAAAAATGTTTGCTCTCATAGACCTCCCTCCCCCATAATGAGTAATGACAACCCAATTTTACTCAAGTGAGAtaaacaaacactttttttttctggtctcaaATTCCTTTTAACATTAGTTTCCCCAGAAAACGTATATGCGGGGGAGTACTGACAATGGAATCTGATGGTACTTGGTCAGTCACGGAAAGGACAAAAAACGGTTCTTTAGTCTGGGTTTGGTCCTGCTGACACCTGCCCAGtttttttcataacattttcccgccctttcagaaatgaaaactggCTGCCGATTGCAAGTTTTCATCCACCTCCTTCATCGTGTGATTTTGCTCGACTAGGACATCTAAATGAGAATTGAGATCTTAGGCAACAGTCTGAATTTGTACTGAAATCTCAGCCCCTGAGGCTGATTTCTCGAGTGGGAGTTGAGGGTCGGCGGGCCTGGAGAGGCATAAACCCTGTGATtcttaaagtgtggtccccagaccagcctcatcagcatcacctgtgacctgttagaaatgtaaattctcaggccccaccccagacccgcTGACTCAGAAGCTCTGGAAGTGGGCCCAGCCTTCCTTGTTTCAACAAGgcctccaggtgattttgattTCCTTAACAAATTGTGCTGACAGTTTGAGGATTCCTGGTGTGACCTCGTCCCTAATTACATgctcgccctccctccctccctccctccctcccttccttccttccttccttccctttccttccagaAACATTGAATGTATTGCTCCCTTACCAGCGTTTTTATGACGCTTCCTTGGAAATGTACACATTTACACATTGTGTGTCTGTCTGTAAACATGAAATTCGTGCAGGCCAAGTGCAGACCGTCATTTATAGCAATCCCAGAGAAACTAACTCTTGGAGAGGCCCATCAGTCACGTACAGCTGAAGCTTTCTGCCAGCTCTACTCCATTACCTGGGCGCTAGCTTATCCCTCTTCTCCCGACATCAACTCCAGTGAAATCCATTCAAACCCTGAAGCTCTACAGCTACAAGGGCTTGGTTGCCTTTCTTGGTGTTACCCAGGGACTGTGTTCTTCAGAAACTCAAAACTGAAGGttcagttgggggtggggtgctagTTTCTAAGTTCAGAAGGATTCCTAGTTACCAGTCCAGAGTTCTTAGGGGGCGTTCATTAAAGGATGTGACCAGGAGAATGGGCTAGTCCACCAGAGGCTGGGAAAGGACCTAGGTGGACCAAGGAACAAGGTCCAGTTACATAGGGCAGAGAGTGTGTGTCTATTTACATCAGCACTAGGGTTTTCCTTGGGATTTCTAAACTGCAAAGTCAGCGTGAACTTAGCATGAAGCTACCCTTCTTTGTACTGTACGTGGTGTGAAGAGAGTTCCATGCCGGTCGTGCTTTAATGAACACATACACGTGGAAGTAGGACCAAGAGTTCTTGGCTGTTCCTCCCCGTTCCTCCGGTGACCTTGGACTTACTGCCTAGATGCAGGTCAGGCTCACTCGCTGATACTACAGAGCTGGCTTCAGATGGGGTTGCAGTTGCCTGGTGTCCTGTGATGTGACTTCAGAGCTTTCCAGAACCCACGGGATCAGGAGATGCCTCTTGGATGAGTGTTTAGCTGCTTTGGTTTTTGATTGTGGTCCATGATGTCTGTGGGCTGCTCTTGGCTTCTTACCGCCCTTGGTTTTCTAGATGGTCCTTCTATTCTTCTTCCTGTGGCGACAGAACAAGTCACAGTCATGGGCGTGATGTGCACCAAGAAGAATGTGGTCCCCACCCTAAACTCATGTGGGTGGAGCATTTCAACGGAAGCCCCCACTGACCTGCTAACTTTACATCCCACCCCCAGATACTGCAACCTTCCCACATGCTGACCATCCGTCTAGAGGTCAAGACCGGCAGCCCCGCGGTCCTCACAGCGTGATGATCCAATCATTGCACGGCGACTGGGGCTGAGAAAGAGCCCGAGACCCGGACAGTTACAGGCGTGGAGGCTGGGTGGGCCTCAGGGAAGGGGCTGCTCCCCACGGGGTACGCGACCCTCATCCTCGTGTGTGGTGACGACAGTTCCCATCACACGCGAACACCTGGCGTCATCCCAGAGTCAACCCTCTTCCTTAACCCTCACCTCCGATCAGCCTCCGAGTCCTGCGAACCTGCCTCCTTTATGTGTCTCTcagttcttttcctcctttttaagtTATGCCCGCTGACCTAGTTCACGCTCTCCTCGTCCCCCGGGTGGGTTTACTCCATCGTAACATAATCAAACTGCCACCACCATTACCATTACCCACCTTAAAGCCAGCCTCTGTTGTGGCCGGACCATTCAGAGGGCTGGTGGTACCATTTATCGCCTGAGCGAGCTTCTGTGGCTCCCTGTTGCCCTCAGGATAGGGCCCGAGCTCCTCAGCCTGGCCCGATGCTCCGGGACTTGGTCCCTGGCCATCCCCGCAGCATCACTGCCCCATGCACTTTACACCCCGGTGTTTAGAACTGCTAGATCCTCCCCGACGTCCTGGTGCCCTTCAGGCCACTTTacttctcctcctgcccctccgcCTCGCAGCCTCTCCTGCTGTTCTTTATCTGGCCACAGGCGTCAGCTCTGAAAGCCTTCTGGGCATCCCCATGTAGGATTGTGTCCTTTCTCTTCGTCCCTATAGCACCTCAATCTTACGCTTTAACAAATTACATTTaaagtctctatttttttttttgtctcttctccTCCACTGGTCTGTAAGCTCCTGAGAGCAGGGGTCATTCGTATTTATCCTTAGGCCCCTAGCAAGAGCCTAGTGCATAGGAGATATTCTCATAGTcgttttaaaattgagatatacttgacatagAACATTGCGGAAGTTTGTGTACCATGTGTTGATTTAATATATCTATACGTTGTGATGTAATGACCACTGTCGTGTTAAGCTAACACTTCCATCACACTacataactcatttctttttggtggtgagaacatttaagatctagtctcttagcagcTTTGAGGCATGTAATTCAATGTTGTTGATTATAATCAGCTAAGCTGCGTATCAGATTcctcagaacttactcatcttctaACTGCAAGTCTGtcccctttgaccaacatctacATAGGAGAtagtcttgaaaaaaaatttggaacTATACAAAGACAAGAGCCGCATAAAAGGAATACTAATAGCAGCTAGCCGTGCTGGGGGATTTTCATGGATTGAAAACTCCTAGTTTTCAGCTGACGCTGTACCATTAGAGCTTTCTGTGGTGATGGGCGTGTTTTGTACCAAAAAGGTGGCCACGTGTGTCTATCAAAtacctgaaatgtggctagtgcaatgCGTAGACCGAATTCTTAATTGTATTTAAGTTTCGACTCAAATATCCACACGTGGCTAGTGCCAACCCTGTCGGACAGTACAATCCTAGACTTTCGCAGCCCTTCCTAAGCCCGTGGCAACATCTGGTTACCTCTGCCTTGCTTGGAGCTGCCGGCGGGCGAGGCTCCAAGAACTGGTGTGCTGGCAgctgtttaacaaccagctctctgaGAAAGTCTGCCCGTTTTCATGGTGTAAAAACTCCCACCACCCCCAGTCTCAGGCTACCCTGAATACAGAGCTGGGGAGAGGTGTGCAGAATAAAATCATCATATAGATACTGCTTCCTCCATGCAAACAGGCAGATGCAAATAGCCCTGAGAATAAAGTAGTAAAATGcagtaaaataattagaaagtgattaattgtgaatatttattaactttgtttttaatgtaatttagtTAACTGTGAGtttatatactttaatttttaacaacGGTTATGCTTAAAAGCAGTTCGCAAAATTCCAGAACGTCTAACTTCGGGCTCTCAGGAGCTGGTGTAAGTCAGCTCTAGCTCATCactggacgaagtgagagagtagcatagacatatatacactaccaactgtaaaatagataggtagtgggaagttgctacataacaaagggagatcaactcgatgatgggtgatgccttagagggctgggactgggacagggaggggtgggggagtcgtgggagggaggggctatggggatatgtgtataaatacagctgattcactttggtgtacctcataagctggtacaagagtgtaaagcaattatattccaataaagagtttaaaaaaatttttttaaaaatcaaatgtaatatttcttttatgCCACAAGAGGGCGCCATCTGATGACATTTGATTCTTGGAAGGCTCTTGGGCCAGCTCTCTGGGTCAGTTTGAGGTGTCTGTACAGGTCTCTCCGAAGACTGCAATTCTGGGAGACCTTGGGATCTCATATAGTTTCAGGCAGTTCTTTGTTTCCCAACATCAAGTCCAAATCTTTCCCATCCCAGATAGCCTCATCTCTTTGTGTCCGAATGTTTGGGTCTTTACACTCCCAAATACAAAGATCCTTAACAGGTATTAGGTCCTGTCAGTGAGGGTGGAGGAAAGACAACGTCTGGGGCACTTCACCTGTAGCATCTCAGGGAATCCTACAGAAATGCCTGGGGAATCAGCTAACACGTAGAGGGACTGGGAGGCTGCCGGGCGTGCGAATAATTCCTGAAGGAACAACCCTAAGACAGCATCTCCTTTGCATTGCAATCATTTGTGCTTTTTAACTCACACGAGGAAAACCAGGAACTCATCGCGGGCCAGAAGATCAACATCAGAAAGGAAGGAATCTGCTGCTTTCTCCCTGGCTCCGCGGGCGGCAGGGTCCAAGGGCTTTGGTTCTTGGGGGGGTGATTCTGTCCTCTCAGGGTCTTCTGGGGGGTTTACACCAGGACTGGCAGAGTGCATTGTGGGGGCGGGGTAGGGGAtaccctgggaggtggggagggtgacATGCTAGGCCTCCCTAGCCCCCTGTCtaaagggagggagaggctgactcgtgtgtgtgtgtgtgtgtgtgtgtgtgtgtgtgtgtgtgtgtgaaatgattTCACTCTCTTGATTCTCAGCGCTGTTCGTGCAGTGActctcagagtgtggtccctggaGCCGGAGCACGGGCATCACCTGGGCTTTTGTTAGCAATGTAAATTTTCAGGTCCCACCCTAGCCCTGCTGAATCAGAGACTCTGGGGGTGGGCCAGCAGGCTCTGCTTTAAGAAGCCCACTGggaattaggaatttgggattaacagatacacactactatatataatgtAGATAAACAATGAAAACCTACTGcgtagcccagggaactatattcaatatcttgtaataacctataatggaaaagaatctggaaaagaatggatatatatgtatatgtataattgaatccctttactgtacacctgaaacattgtaaacaaactatacttcagtttaaaaaagagTGCCCTCCTGCCCTCCATGGTGATGCACTCATGTTTCAGAAGCACAGCTCCAGCACAGGGTTATCTAAACTGGATGTGTATGTATTAGATGCGTCTCAGgagcttttaaaaagtactaCGGTCTCAGTAGCAAAAGGTCACATAGCACGTACATGGTCCCATTTAGTGAaatgtctagaacaggcaaatccatagagatggaACAAAGAGTAGTGGTGGCCCgggagtggggggatggggaaTTGGGAAATGTGGGGTTTCTTTCCGGGGTGATGGAATGTTttagaattagatagtggtggcaTTATACACAACATTgataaaaaccattgaattacgcacttgaaaatggttaaaatgaagaattttatctcaatcgaaaattaaaaaaagtcctGGTGTCTGGGGTCCACGCAAgcattggtattttaaaaatctatgcagTTGGTTCTCCTCCGCAGCGGGGGTTGAGAGCCCGAGTTAATACAAATGACTCCACACGTGGGTCACGCGGGTCAGGTTCCTGGTCAGGGGGGCTCCAGTGTGAGTgtctgcagtgggggtggggggcgcaggAGAGGACCAGGGCGTATGCTGCCAGGTGACGGGGGCAAAGAGAACCTGGGCGCCAGACACAGGCTCCGGTTCGGGCCTCTGCTGTGCATCCTGGTCCACGGTGCTTAACCTGCCTGAGCTGTAGCAAAGGTTTCCAGTTGCCGTAATGTTCGCAAGATAAGCATGGACCCTGGCATACAGCGGGCGCTCAGGGGACGTTCGGCTCCTTGGCTCTCGCATTTCCCTGCGGCTGTAGCTCTGTGCGTTGACTCCGAGGATGCCCGCCCTGCCCAGCTCCCCCTCTGCGGCTCCCCACACCGCGGGTGGTCAGGGAGGAAGGGCGCAGTCCTGCGCggcgctcccctccccccagcgtGGGCGGGGCTTCCGCGCGCCCCTGGACTCACCATCTCCGCTGCCAGGTGAGGCCGCTCAGGAGGAGGATGCTGATGAGCAGCAGGACACAGCCGGCCACTGCGGACGGGGGGACGGAGAGGCGGGTCAGGGGTGGGGCCCGGGGCAGAGGAAGCCCGCCCCCATGGGGCTGTGCCCCCGAGCCCCTCCGAGCCGCCCCTCTTCAGGTCGCCGCTCCCTCTGAGCAGGGctgcccggaggctccagcaccAGGGTGTGGGGTGTGGACTGGAAGGGCGCAAGCCTTTCCTCAGGGGGCTCCACCCTTCCTGGGGGGAGCAGCTGATGAGCACCTTCAGAAAGGTTCGGAGGCCCGGCCTCAGTTAAAGAGGCGGTGAGGGAGGCCCGCGATGGGTAAAAGAAATGTCAAAAGATAAAGATAAAGATACATGCTAAACACTTAGCATCTCCCGAAAATGTTCCTACTTCCCAGATGCTGCTTCCCTGTGGTCCTGGAGCTGTCAAGTTGGCCATCTGGCCATCTGTCTATCTGTCTTAGACATGCCTCAGCAAAGCCTGTTTTTCTCCCGCCCCACCTTTATGAGATGTagttgacatgtaacattgtgtaagtttaaggtgtacagtgtgttgctttgatacacttacatattgcaaaatgtaattaccatttcttttttgtgccaAGAACATTGAAGatttactcttagcaactttcaagtctACAATACAGGATTGTTAGCTAGAATCGCAGCTTCCACATTCCATCCCCAGACTTACTCCTCTTCTGACTGGAAGTTCGTGCCCTTTGACACAGGTCTTCCCGTttgccccacctccagcccctggtcaCCAGCGGTAAACTCTGTTTCTAAGagctcagtttttatttttgttttcttttttctcaaagcCCTTTTCCGCCTCCCACCAGGAAACCCCCTGAGTGTTTATGGcatgctttttctctcttcccctggcTACACTGTGgccccacctcacacacacatGGTGGGTATTTCTTCCTCTAGGACCTGGTTGGGAGGCACTGGTCGAGGCTGGTTTGAGACCTCACTCCCAACTCACTGCAACCGATGCCCGCGATTCTGAGTCATGTTACTATCTGGATTCATCTTTGActtttataaacattatataGTATAAAGAGTTAGTTTATGCTAACTAACCAAGCAACTCACCAACCCACCAAGCAAACGTCCCCCAGTCTCTGTCTAGTGTACCTTTTGTCACTACCCACCTGCGATCTGATACTCGGTTGTAAATATGAACGTATCCATGGTATCAGCCACGTCTGTGGGTGTTTGGAAATCTgtgcagaagagagaggaaggcgCTAGCTAATGCTGGTTGTGGGGCTGCAtggggctgggggctcagaggcCAGCGGAGAGCTAGCAGAGACCAGGGGAGCCCTGGGCCAACATTTGAACATTTCTTCTTCTGCCCCGAGGTGCCGCCCTCCGTCTTGTCTCTCCCCAGACACTGGCCGTGTTTGGGAACAGGGAGGTCGCACGCAGGTGTGTGATCTAGCACCTACGGGCAGCTTCAGGCCAACTCCTCCCCTTTCCTGCATCATGGTTTAACAGCAAAGCTTTTATCTTCCAAGAAACTGCAGCTGTACCTGCGGTACCTGCTGTCCTCGTTGTTAAGGCGAAGGAAGTTTCACTCTCAGGTGGAGCGTCCATGCTCTCCTGAGGCTCCTCGTCACCTGGAGGAGAGAGTAAGGATGCTTGTGGAGCAGAAGGTGGGGACTGGGGGGTCTCCTGTCCACCCACTCCCTGGCCTCCTCAGCTGACCCCAGACACATTAGCTGAGGTGTGAGACTCGGTTCTCAGTTCCCCATCAGGGTCACAGCGAAGTGGCTCAGTGGCCCCagaagagcaggagggaggaattTTGTGACCCTGACCCTGGCTCTCCATGGAACTCTGAGCAGCTTTCTCCCAAGGCTTCCTACTCAGCTCTGGTTTCCTTCTGCGGCTTGGAAACAGGTCATCATAATACAAACGCCACTGAAccattaaatgaaatagaaatgcaCAGAAGGAGAGCTTTTCTCTGTGACAGGTTCCCCGTTGCTCATGGACACGCCTGGCGGGCAGGTGGCTCACGGGGGTCAGGCTATGGGAAAGAAACACAGCAGCCTCCCTAGAAGAGCCGAGAGGGAAACGTGGGGTCTGGGAAATGGGGGTGAGCAAAGAAACCATTAACACTCAGGGTCAAATGGAAGTGACTTTTGATTGTAGAAATAGACGATTTCAGAATGAAAATAGCAGAAGACCTCAACGTAGGTGGCTTGTCTGTGTGCATGAGTGAGCGTGCAtacgtgtgcctgtgtgtgcttgAAAAGTGCCCTCCCTGCACATTTGCACTTTGGCAAAGTTCAGGGGGGGCTCACACAAGAGGAGGGGCGTGCTGATGGTGTAGCACGGCACGGATAATGGACTCACATTATGTATCCGCAAGCATGGCAGGCAGACTTTCCTTTTTGAATGAGGAAGTCTTGGTGGCTTGGAGGCAGATGGGAAATTTCAGGATCAGCTAGAAAAGGGGACAGCAGGATCACCAGCGAGGTAGCCCCTGGGGGGCTTTGGAagacctttctttctcttccatctccTATTTATCCCCATCAGGGTACAGGGGACCTCGGGTCCCAGAGACCTTAGAGTTTATCTAGCCTGTTTTCTAGAATGAGAGAAAGCAGAGGCTCCGAGAGAGGAAGAGGTTTGCTTGCCCGAGGTCACGTAGCAAGTGGTCAGGGGTTCCAGCCTGGTCCACCTGGCAGAAGCGGCAAGGTggtggccctgggggtgggggcagctccGTACCTGGAAACTGACTGTCCTCCCCTTCACTTATGCACTTGAGGTTGGGCCAGGTCCACCTCATCTTCCCATGGATCATCTTGCAGATGCTCTCGGTAGAACCACCCTGCATGGCCCTGAACCCCTGCATGCACTGGTAGTGAACTGTCTGCCCCAGTGAGAAGTGGTAAATTCTCTTCAAAGGTTCACGTTCATGTTCCCATGGTGGAGGCTCCTCGCAGTGGCctggaagagggaaaggaaattcCAAAGCCAAGTTGGGGAGACATCATGAGGCCAGGTTGCCTCTTCCTAGAGACGGGACCATGGTTCTTACTCTTTActttgtcccctccctcccaccctccctccatccttccttccttccaagtaCTGATAACATCTATGTGTCAGGACCTTTGCTACAGGCACTTTGTGAAAAGGCATAAAGACCCAGTCCCCCTGCAAGGAGCAGACAGTGGACCTGGTAAGGAAGCACATGCAGGCAGAACGTGGTGAGGGTGACAGCTGAGAAACAGATGCTTGCTCTGGGAATGCAGAGAAATGAGCAATTACTTTTGCTGATGGTGAGAAGTTTGAGAAGTGGACAGGTGTGGGAAGGGTGGTCTCAGTTTAGGGCTAAGGACAGGCTCAAGCCAATCTGGGCAAATGAAATGTGGAGACCACCTGTATTTCCACTGCTAAGTGACAAAGCACATCCTCAATTGCAGCTGGTGGTCATCTTGGGACCAGGGCAGAAAGACTGAGGACAAATCCAAAGCCAGGAGGAGGGGAACACCGTGACGGTCTTGATGGAATGGAGCCTGATTCCCGATCAAGCCATGCCTGAAGCTTGCCCCAGGTGGGCCCTTTATAACCCTATGCAGCAGGAGGCCAAGTGGTCCTGTCCCAAGTGGTCTGCTCCTTGCAGCATCTTGTAAATCACATCTGAACATGTGTTTCAGTCTCAGAGTCAAACTGCCTTTACAGTCAGCAAAGTTCATAACCATCCAAACCTGTTTGAATTGGGTTTGCTTCTTTCAAGGGAAAACCTCCAAATGAAGACAATCTGTGAAGTCTCCCTTAGCCAGAGTCAACTGGTTATCTCTTGAGTAAGGGCAGTAAACATTGACTTTTCGAGAAAACTTTCAGTAATTGTGGAGGGTGAttgggagaaacagagaagaacaaacaggGACGTGTGTTCTGAAACCTTGTTCCAGTGCA
The window above is part of the Hippopotamus amphibius kiboko isolate mHipAmp2 chromosome 4, mHipAmp2.hap2, whole genome shotgun sequence genome. Proteins encoded here:
- the IL2RA gene encoding interleukin-2 receptor subunit alpha, translating into MEPGLLTWGFFVSIMVPGCMTEFCPADLPSLRNAMFKILRYEVGTLINCDCKKGFRRRSPIMLCAGNSSHSTWENRCHCDSISSPRHPGKQVTPGPGEQKERKTTEMQTQMRPTDQANLPGHCEEPPPWEHEREPLKRIYHFSLGQTVHYQCMQGFRAMQGGSTESICKMIHGKMRWTWPNLKCISEGEDSQFPGDEEPQESMDAPPESETSFALTTRTAGTADFQTPTDVADTMDTFIFTTEYQIAVAGCVLLLISILLLSGLTWQRRWKKNRRTI